One part of the Lycium ferocissimum isolate CSIRO_LF1 chromosome 8, AGI_CSIRO_Lferr_CH_V1, whole genome shotgun sequence genome encodes these proteins:
- the LOC132068778 gene encoding casein kinase 1-like protein 2, producing MEPRVGNKYRLGRKIGSGSFGEIYLGINIQTNEEVAIKLENVKTKHPQLLYESKLYRILQGGTGIPNVRWFGVEGDYNVLVMDLLGPSLEDLFNFCSRKLSLKTVLMLADQMINRIEFVHSKSFLHRDIKPDNFLMGLGRRANQVYVIDFGLAKKYRDTSSHQHIPYRENKNLTGTARYASMNTHLGIEQSRRDDLESLGYVLMYFLRGSLPWQGLKAGTKKQKYEKISEKKVSTSIEALCRGYPTEFASYFHYCRSLRFEDKPDYAYLKRIFRDLFIREGFQFDYVFDWTILKYQQSQIAAPASRLGPGVGTSSGMPPVIPNAERRSGEEEGRQPADPSRRRNSGPLINAGSLSKQKSPLRNDSTSKDAMLSSSTFLGRSSGSLRRGLVSGSRETFTMGNDSDPTRSRTPEASPATMHKISSGQRISPLVGSSDPKQASSGRTTSGMKNYESTLKGIESLHFDEEDKGQ from the exons ATGGAGCCACGTGTTGGAAATAAGTATCGACTAGGTCGGAAAATTGGAAGTGGATCATTTGGAGAGATCTATCTTG GTATTAATATACAGACTAATGAGGAGGTTGCAATTAAGCTG GAGAATGTCAAAACAAAGCATCCTCAGTTGCTATATGAGTCAAAGTTGTATAGAATTTTGCAGGGAGGAA CTGGAATACCAAATGTGAGGTGGTTCGGTGTGGAAGGAGATTACAATGTTCTGGTCATGGATTTGCTTGGACCCAGTCTTGaagatttatttaatttttgcagtAGGAAACTTTCCCTGAAGACAGTTCTGATGCTTGCAGATCAAATG ATAAATCGCATTGAGTTTGTTCATTCGAAATCATTTTTGCATCGTGATATTAAACCAGACAATTTTCTTATGGGCTTGGGAAGGCGTGCAAATCAG GTCTATGTTATAGACTTTGGTCTGGCCAAGAAGTACCGTGACACTTCATCTCACCAACACATACCTTAcag GGAGAACAAAAACTTGACAGGCACTGCAAGATATGCTAGCATGAATACTCACCTGGGTATCG AACAAAGCAGGAGGGATGATTTGGAATCTCTTGGATATGTCCTGATGTACTTCCTAAGAGGAAG TCTCCCCTGGCAGGGGTTGAAAGCAGGAACGAAGAAGCAGAAGtatgagaaaataagtgaaaaGAAGGTGTCAACATCTATTGAG GCTTTATGCCGGGGTTATCCTACTGAATTTGCATCCTATTTCCATTATTGTCGTTCACTACGCTTTGAGGATAAACCAGATTATGCTTATCTGAAGAGAATATTTCGTGACCTCTTCATCCGCGAAG GCTTTCAGTTTGACTATGTTTTTGATTGGACCATATTGAAATATCAGCAATCGCAAATTGCAGCTCCTGCTTCCCGACTT GGCCCTGGTGTTGGAACCAGCTCAGGCATGCCTCCAGTTATCCCTAATGCAGAGAGGCGGTCAG GTGAGGAAGAAGGAAGACAACCAGCAGATCCTTCTCGAAGGAGAAATTCTGGGCCGCTTATAAATGCTGGAAGTTTGTCCAAGCAGAAGAGTCCTCTCAGAAATGATTCTACCAGCAAGGATGCTATG CTGTCAAGCTCCACTTTCCTGGGACGATCAAGTGGATCGTTGCGGCGAGGTCTAGTGTCTGGCAGCCGTGAGACTTTCACTATGGGAAATGACTCTGATCCTACACGTTCTCGAACGCCTGAGGCAAGTCCAGCGACCATGCACAAAATATCAAGTGGACAGAGAATCTCCCCCCTCGTTGGATCATCAGATCCTAAACAGGCTTCATCTGGCAGGACTACTTCTGGTATGAAGAACTATGAATCGACGCTTAAAGGAATTGAGAGTCTCCATTTTGATGAGGAAGATAAGGGTCAGTAA